From the Argopecten irradians isolate NY chromosome 13, Ai_NY, whole genome shotgun sequence genome, one window contains:
- the LOC138305444 gene encoding uncharacterized protein isoform X1, which yields MSHERHERGRKKIMLNAPVFRRLWIFMTLGMIIAILGLVTIVVHFLIKNITSSSDLTEILPNFITGLVITVDGLLISILFWRRHIALVFVEVVFCFGVGAFCAALAVLTGTHILQPIRSLQDCIHDDNRQVCACTSSYRRNALLLESSSDPSLYTFDGTISCTSVEDILPIFLYVQIGLFAIVFILCITTKILAFLVLRLERTSLATLKEETYEEIFTVSGSSCSDLTSDDEVTLQTGSNISSAPNCVNPAVKGCSDLIGQKHNAIYAQPAGILKNLERTATPLSDFTSGNRLVRSKSCDSIDEIYARSTKGPGSEKTPEKGKGKLKEHRRRERRAVTLHNLDSKQLMSVLSLHMRYLEETETLKSQSKLQTQADSVPPEVKRRAITPQPYHLKYGQTSTLPRTVRSHTPQPNQRLTDKQEDQYRLMMKQLTDSHQSTNKSIASPLQQAKNSANQYKANKIIMGISHSLPNHRRNEIDSVGSESVDASEIEEDVNIKQMPKSRPSVKNYFLPPQPVHRANSQTPPQLPELQHRSGVNKNQLPPQPIKRCENNNLPRDPVHRGSAFEVVVGHSGQGINGITGNPGYSRPGDIQCDKVLRENFQLCESPFLLHNKGQKTFIQPNFTLSNHTTRNLPPPPYAPPPSYKHFMSLSQDGSLSDMVDDESVDGILHDNQNRRANIKPTVTNGNRSEVTMSSDDDVFLPEDKAVYSQVAKRPVHHQGDKISPHHHYHTPHPLYPPPRDHISPPRDPMKLPPRQPYCDPRVMPLQDNVYANFSMYQKIPPQTSGWTGQGNYRNVHNYEEIDDIDVNMTYSYDDSSSCGMSSQASLLPQEQKQWSHLHPFNGGEPEVLETMI from the exons ATTACTGTTGATGGTTTGCTGATTTCCATTTTGTTCTGGAGGCGACATATAGCATTG GTGTTTGTTGAAGTAGTCTTCTGCTTTGGAGTTGGTGCATTCTGTGCTGCCCTAGCCGTGCTGACAGGGACACACATccttcagccaatcagaagtcTCCAGGACTGTATCCATGACGACAATCGCCAAGTGTGTGCCTGTACCAGTAGTTACCGACGGAATGCGCTCCTTCTGGAGTCAAGCTCAG ACCCTAGTCTCTACACATTTGATGGTACAATCAGCTGTACGTCCGTGGAGGACATTTTACCAATTTTCCTGTACGTACAGATTGGACTGTTTGCCATCGTCTTCATTCTCTGTATTACCACCAAGATCCTGGCTTTCCTGGTACTGAGACTGGAAAGGACTTCACTGGCCACACTAAAG GAGGAGACTTACGAGGAAATATTTACAGTGAGTGGGAGCTCCTGTTCAGATTTAACCAGCGATGACGAAGTCACGCTTCAAACAGGATCAAACATCAGTTCTGCACCAAATTGTGTCAATCCCGCAGTGAAAGGATGCTctgatttgattggtcaaaaacacaATGCAATATACGCCCAGCCGGCTGGAATATTAAAAAACCTGGAACGAACTGCTACACCATTGTCCGACTTTACATCTGGGAATCGTTTAGTTCGGTCAAAGTCATGTGACTCAATTGATGAGATTTATGCTCGTAGTACTAAAGGGCCAGGTAGTGAAAAAACTCCAGAGAAAGGCAAGGGAAAGTTAAAGGAACATAGGAGAAGGGAAAGAAGGGCTGTAACTCTACATAACCTTGATTCCAAACAGTTGATGTCTGTGTTGAGTCTACACATGAGATATTTAGAGGAAACAGAGACGTTAAAATCTCAGAGTAAATTACAGACTCAGGCCGATAGTGTACCACCAGAGGTCAAAcgaagggccataactccgcagCCATATCATCTAAAATATGGACAGACAAGTACATTACCGCGTACTGTAAGGTCACACACCCCACAGCCAAACCAGAGGCTGACTGACAAACAGGAGGACCAGTATCGTCTGATGATGAAACAGTTGACTGACTCACATCAAAGTACAAACAAATCTATTGCCTCTCCTTTACAGCAGGCTAAGAATTCAGCCAATCAGTACAAAGCTAACAAAATTATTATGGGTATTTCACACTCGTTGCCAAACCACAGACGGAATGAGATAGATTCTGTGGGTAGTGAGTCTGTTGACGCGAGTGAAATTGAAGAGGATGTGAATATCAAACAAATGCCGAAATCTCGGCCGTCGGTCAAGAATTATTTCCTGCCACCACAGCCTGTACACAGGGCAAACTCCCAGACTCCTCCTCAACTACCAGAACTACAacacaggtcaggggtcaacaaaAACCAACTGCCTCCTCAGCCAATCAAACGCTGTGAAAACAATAACCTACCCCGCGACCCTGTTCACAGAGGATCAGCATTTGAGGTAGTGGTTGGTCACTCGGGACAAGGTATAAACGGGATTACCGGTAACCCGGGTTACTCGAGACCTGGGGATATTCAGTGTGATAAAGTGTTGAGAGAGAACTTCCAGTTGTGTGAGAGTCCATTCTTACTCCACAACAAAGGCCAGAAGACGTTTATACAGCCTAACTTCACTCTGTCCAATCATACAACTCGGAATCTACCGCCGCCTCCATATGCCCCCCCTCCctcatacaaacattttatgtCGCTGTCACAGGATGGCTCCCTCAGTGACATGGTGGACGATGAAAGTGTTGACGGTATACTACATGATAATCAAAATCGACGAGCTAATATCAAACCAACTGTCACCAATGGAAACCGGTCGGAAGTGACAATGTCtagtgatgatgatgtgttTCTGCCTGAGGACAAGGCGGTGTATAGCCAGGTTGCTAAGCGACCAGTACATCACCAAGGAGACAAGATATCTCCTCACCATCACTACCACACCCCTCACCCTCTGTATCCCCCTCCCAGAGACCACATTTCCCCCCCTCGTGATCCCATGAAACTCCCCCCTCGACAGCCTTACTGTGACCCTCGTGTCATGCCCCTACAAGACAATGTGTACGCTAACTTTAGTATGTACCAGAAAATTCCTCCACAGACCTCAGGATGGACCGGGCAGGGTAACTATCGTAACGTCCACAACTATGAGGAAATCGATGACATTGATGTAAACATGACATATTCGTACGATGATAGTTCGTCATGTGGTATGTCCAGTCAAGCGTCACTGTTACCACAGGAACAGAAACAATGGTCACATCTTCATCCGTTCAATGGAGGGGAACCAGAGGTACTGGAGACTATGATATAA
- the LOC138305444 gene encoding uncharacterized protein isoform X2, with the protein MPNKITVDGLLISILFWRRHIALVFVEVVFCFGVGAFCAALAVLTGTHILQPIRSLQDCIHDDNRQVCACTSSYRRNALLLESSSDPSLYTFDGTISCTSVEDILPIFLYVQIGLFAIVFILCITTKILAFLVLRLERTSLATLKEETYEEIFTVSGSSCSDLTSDDEVTLQTGSNISSAPNCVNPAVKGCSDLIGQKHNAIYAQPAGILKNLERTATPLSDFTSGNRLVRSKSCDSIDEIYARSTKGPGSEKTPEKGKGKLKEHRRRERRAVTLHNLDSKQLMSVLSLHMRYLEETETLKSQSKLQTQADSVPPEVKRRAITPQPYHLKYGQTSTLPRTVRSHTPQPNQRLTDKQEDQYRLMMKQLTDSHQSTNKSIASPLQQAKNSANQYKANKIIMGISHSLPNHRRNEIDSVGSESVDASEIEEDVNIKQMPKSRPSVKNYFLPPQPVHRANSQTPPQLPELQHRSGVNKNQLPPQPIKRCENNNLPRDPVHRGSAFEVVVGHSGQGINGITGNPGYSRPGDIQCDKVLRENFQLCESPFLLHNKGQKTFIQPNFTLSNHTTRNLPPPPYAPPPSYKHFMSLSQDGSLSDMVDDESVDGILHDNQNRRANIKPTVTNGNRSEVTMSSDDDVFLPEDKAVYSQVAKRPVHHQGDKISPHHHYHTPHPLYPPPRDHISPPRDPMKLPPRQPYCDPRVMPLQDNVYANFSMYQKIPPQTSGWTGQGNYRNVHNYEEIDDIDVNMTYSYDDSSSCGMSSQASLLPQEQKQWSHLHPFNGGEPEVLETMI; encoded by the exons ATTACTGTTGATGGTTTGCTGATTTCCATTTTGTTCTGGAGGCGACATATAGCATTG GTGTTTGTTGAAGTAGTCTTCTGCTTTGGAGTTGGTGCATTCTGTGCTGCCCTAGCCGTGCTGACAGGGACACACATccttcagccaatcagaagtcTCCAGGACTGTATCCATGACGACAATCGCCAAGTGTGTGCCTGTACCAGTAGTTACCGACGGAATGCGCTCCTTCTGGAGTCAAGCTCAG ACCCTAGTCTCTACACATTTGATGGTACAATCAGCTGTACGTCCGTGGAGGACATTTTACCAATTTTCCTGTACGTACAGATTGGACTGTTTGCCATCGTCTTCATTCTCTGTATTACCACCAAGATCCTGGCTTTCCTGGTACTGAGACTGGAAAGGACTTCACTGGCCACACTAAAG GAGGAGACTTACGAGGAAATATTTACAGTGAGTGGGAGCTCCTGTTCAGATTTAACCAGCGATGACGAAGTCACGCTTCAAACAGGATCAAACATCAGTTCTGCACCAAATTGTGTCAATCCCGCAGTGAAAGGATGCTctgatttgattggtcaaaaacacaATGCAATATACGCCCAGCCGGCTGGAATATTAAAAAACCTGGAACGAACTGCTACACCATTGTCCGACTTTACATCTGGGAATCGTTTAGTTCGGTCAAAGTCATGTGACTCAATTGATGAGATTTATGCTCGTAGTACTAAAGGGCCAGGTAGTGAAAAAACTCCAGAGAAAGGCAAGGGAAAGTTAAAGGAACATAGGAGAAGGGAAAGAAGGGCTGTAACTCTACATAACCTTGATTCCAAACAGTTGATGTCTGTGTTGAGTCTACACATGAGATATTTAGAGGAAACAGAGACGTTAAAATCTCAGAGTAAATTACAGACTCAGGCCGATAGTGTACCACCAGAGGTCAAAcgaagggccataactccgcagCCATATCATCTAAAATATGGACAGACAAGTACATTACCGCGTACTGTAAGGTCACACACCCCACAGCCAAACCAGAGGCTGACTGACAAACAGGAGGACCAGTATCGTCTGATGATGAAACAGTTGACTGACTCACATCAAAGTACAAACAAATCTATTGCCTCTCCTTTACAGCAGGCTAAGAATTCAGCCAATCAGTACAAAGCTAACAAAATTATTATGGGTATTTCACACTCGTTGCCAAACCACAGACGGAATGAGATAGATTCTGTGGGTAGTGAGTCTGTTGACGCGAGTGAAATTGAAGAGGATGTGAATATCAAACAAATGCCGAAATCTCGGCCGTCGGTCAAGAATTATTTCCTGCCACCACAGCCTGTACACAGGGCAAACTCCCAGACTCCTCCTCAACTACCAGAACTACAacacaggtcaggggtcaacaaaAACCAACTGCCTCCTCAGCCAATCAAACGCTGTGAAAACAATAACCTACCCCGCGACCCTGTTCACAGAGGATCAGCATTTGAGGTAGTGGTTGGTCACTCGGGACAAGGTATAAACGGGATTACCGGTAACCCGGGTTACTCGAGACCTGGGGATATTCAGTGTGATAAAGTGTTGAGAGAGAACTTCCAGTTGTGTGAGAGTCCATTCTTACTCCACAACAAAGGCCAGAAGACGTTTATACAGCCTAACTTCACTCTGTCCAATCATACAACTCGGAATCTACCGCCGCCTCCATATGCCCCCCCTCCctcatacaaacattttatgtCGCTGTCACAGGATGGCTCCCTCAGTGACATGGTGGACGATGAAAGTGTTGACGGTATACTACATGATAATCAAAATCGACGAGCTAATATCAAACCAACTGTCACCAATGGAAACCGGTCGGAAGTGACAATGTCtagtgatgatgatgtgttTCTGCCTGAGGACAAGGCGGTGTATAGCCAGGTTGCTAAGCGACCAGTACATCACCAAGGAGACAAGATATCTCCTCACCATCACTACCACACCCCTCACCCTCTGTATCCCCCTCCCAGAGACCACATTTCCCCCCCTCGTGATCCCATGAAACTCCCCCCTCGACAGCCTTACTGTGACCCTCGTGTCATGCCCCTACAAGACAATGTGTACGCTAACTTTAGTATGTACCAGAAAATTCCTCCACAGACCTCAGGATGGACCGGGCAGGGTAACTATCGTAACGTCCACAACTATGAGGAAATCGATGACATTGATGTAAACATGACATATTCGTACGATGATAGTTCGTCATGTGGTATGTCCAGTCAAGCGTCACTGTTACCACAGGAACAGAAACAATGGTCACATCTTCATCCGTTCAATGGAGGGGAACCAGAGGTACTGGAGACTATGATATAA
- the LOC138305482 gene encoding signal peptidase complex catalytic subunit SEC11A produces MSGLLGFEFLDDVRRMNKRQLYYQVLNFGMIVSSALMIWKGLMVVTGSESPIVVVLSGSMEPAFHRGDLLFLTNYQEEPIRVGEIVVFKVEGRDIPIVHRVLKVHEKEDGAVRFLTKGDNNSVDDRGLYAPGQLWLEKKDVVGRARGYVPYVGIVTILMNDYPKFKYAILACLGLFVLIHRE; encoded by the exons ATGTCAGGGCTGTTAGGTTTCGAGTTCCTGGACGATGTCCGGCGGATGAACAAACGACAG CTGTACTACCAAGTGCTGAACTTTGGGATGATAGTGTCGTCGGCTCTGATGATCTGGAAAGGTCTGATGGTGGTGACTGGCAGTGAGAGTCCTATAGTGGTTGTACTcag TGGGAGTATGGAGCCAGCATTCCACAGGGGAGATCTGCTCTTCCTTACAAACTACCAGGAGGAACCGATCCGTGTCGGGGAGATCGTTGTGTTTAAGGTCGAAGGAAGAGATATCCCTATTGTACATAGAGTCCTGAAAGTTCACGAAAA AGAAGATGGCGCTGTGAGATTCCttaccaagggagataataattCTGTAGATGATCGAGGACTGTATGCTCCCGGTCAGCTTTGGCTGGAGAAAAAGGATGTTGTAGGTCGAGCTAGAGG atatgtacCATACGTCGGCATAGTGACCATATTGATGAATGACTATCCAAAGTTTAAG TACGCCATACTTGCCTGTTTAGGACTTTTTGTGCTTATTCACCGAGAATGA